The proteins below are encoded in one region of Apodemus sylvaticus chromosome 13, mApoSyl1.1, whole genome shotgun sequence:
- the LOC127663763 gene encoding vomeronasal type-2 receptor 116-like isoform X2, producing MKKLCAFITSFLLLKFSLILCCLTEPICFWRIKNNEDNDVGLKNDCGVDLWTIEGHIEENLYNKIIDFRIPARCFEFFLVMFFATEEINENPYLLPNMTLMFIISVGHIQDTLGFLDSLHSQPNNSPYFTNYVCANYKLCNVQLTGPSWKTSAKLAFHSWSPKVFFGPFSPNLSDHEQFSVVHQIATKDTHLPHGMVSMMLHFRWTWIGLVISDDDQGIQFLSDIREEMQRHGICLAFVNVIPDTMQTYMTNALIYDKQIMTSSAKVVIIYGERNSTLEVSFRRWEYLGAQRIWITTSQWDVITSKKKFSLDFFYGTVTFAHHSGEMPKFRNFVQTMDTDEYPVNISESMLGWNYFNCSIPKNRKKMEHFKFNNIFEWTALHKYDMALSEEGYNLYNAVYAVAHTYHELILQQVESQNPEEFKGIFTDCEKVSSVLKARVFTNPVGELVNMNHRENQCAEYDIFIIWNFPQGFGFKVKIGSYFPCFPQMQQLHIYEDVEWTIGGTPVPSSLCSMPCTAGFRKLHQRETADCCFDCVQCPENEVSNETDMEQCMRCADDKYANLEQTHCLQRAVSFLAYEDTLGLALCSTALSFSVMTILVLFTFVKYKDTSIVKANNHILSYILLISLVFCFLCSLLFIGHPNQATCILQQTTFGIFFTVAVSTVLAKTITVVMAFKLTTPGRRMRGMLRLGAPNLVIPICTLIQLVLCGIWLVTSPPFIDRDIQSEHGKTVIICNKGSVIAFHVVLGYLGSLALGSFSVAFLARNLPDRFNEAKFLTFSMLVFCSVWITFLPVYHSTRGKIVVVVEVFSILASSAGLLGCIFVPKCYVILVRQDSSIIQKYKDKLLH from the exons ATGAAGAAGCTGTGTGCTTTCATTACTTCATTTTTGCTCCTGAAGTTTTCTCTCATTTTGTGCTGTTTGACAGAACCCATTTGCTTTTGGAGGATAAAGAATAATGAGGATAATGATGTGGGTTTGAAAAATGATTGTGGTGTTGACCTTTGGACAATCGAGGGACATATTGAAgagaatttatataataaaattattgattttag aataccagCAAGATGTTTTGAGTTTTTTCTGGTAATGTTTTTTGCTACTGAGGAGATCAACGAGAATCCTTACCTTTTACCCAATATGACTTTGATGTTCATCATCTCTGTTGGTCATATTCAAGATACATTGGGATTTCTGGATAGTCTACATTCACAACCAAACAATAGCCCGTATTTTACTAATTACGTCTGTGCAAACTATAAACTTTGTAATGTACAGCTTACTGGACCATCATGGAAAACATCTGCTAAACTGGCATTTCATTCTTGGTCACCAAAG gttttctttggaccatttagtCCTAACCTAAGTGACCATGAACAGTTTTCCGTTGTCCATCAGATAGCCACCAAGGACACACATTTACCCCATGGCATGGTCTCCATGATGCTTCATTTCagatggacttggataggacTGGTCATCTCAGATGATGACCAGGGAATTCAGTTTCTTTCAGatataagagaagaaatgcaaaggcatgggatctgtttagcttttgtgaatgtgatcccagataccatgcagacatacatgacaaATGCtcttatatatgataaacaaattatgacatcttcagcaaaggttgttatcatttatggtgaaaggaactccactttagaagtcagctttagaagatgggaatatttaggtgctcagagaatctggatcacaACTTCGCAATGGGATGTTATCACAAGTAAAAAGAAATTCAGCCTTGATTTCTTCTATGGGACTGTCACTTTTGCACACCACAGCGGTGAGATGCCTAAATTTAGGAATTTTGTGCAAACTATGGACACTGACGAATACCCAGTAAACATTTCTGAGTCTATGCtggggtggaattattttaattgttcaatccctaagaacagaaagaaaatggaacattttaaattcaacaaCATATTTGAATGGACAGCACTGCAcaaatatgacatggccctgagtgaagaaggttacaatttgtataatgctgtgtatgctgtggcccacacctaccatgaactcattcttcaacaagtagagtCTCAAAATCCAGAAGAATTCAAAGGAATATTTACTGACTGTGAGAAG GTGTCTTCCGTGCTGAAGGCCAGGGTGTTTACTAACcctgttggagaactggtgaaTATGAATCATAGGGAAAATCAGTGTGcagaatatgacattttcatcatttggaattttccacaaggctttggatttaaagtgaaaataggaagctattttcctTGCTTCCCACAAATGCAACAACTTCACATATATGAAGATGTGGAGTGGACCATAGGAGGAACTCCA GTTCCCTCCTCCTTGTGTAGTATGCCATGTACTGCTGGATTTAGGAAACTTCATCAGAGAGAGACAGCAGACtgttgctttgattgtgttcagtgcccagaaaatgaggtttccaatgaaacag ATATGGAACAATGCATGAGGTGTGCAGATGATAAGTATGCCAACTTGGAGCAAACTCACTGCCTTCAAAGAGCTGTGTCATTTCTGGCTTATGAAGATACCTTGGGGCTTGCTCTATGCTCCACTGCTCTGTCCTTCTCAGTCATGACAATTCTAGTTCTCTTCACTTTTGTGAAGTACAAGGATACTtctattgtgaaggccaataatcACATTCTcagttacatcctgctcatctctctagtgttctgttttctctgctcattgctcttcattggacatcccaaccaggccacctgcatcctgcagcagaccacatttggaatatttttcacagtggctgtttctacagtgttggccaaaacaataactgtagtcatggctttcaagctcactactccagggAGAAGGATGAGGGGGATGCTGAGATTGGGGGcacctaacttggtcattcccatttgtaccctgatacaacttgttctctgtggcatctggttggtaacatctcctccctttattgacagggatatacaatctgaacatggaaAGACTGTaattatttgcaacaaaggctcagtcattgcTTTCCATGTTGTACTGGGATACTTGGGTTCCTTGGCTCTGGGGAGCTTCtctgtggctttcctggctaggaaccttcctgacagatttaacgaagccaagttcctaactttcagcatgctggtgttctgcagtgtctggatcacctttctccctgtctaccatagcaccagggggaagatcgtggtggttgtggaggtcttctccatccTGGCTTCCAGTGCAGGAttgctagggtgtatctttgtcccaaagtgttatgttattttagttagacAAGATTCAAGTATTATACAGAAGTACAAAGACAAATTGCTTCATTGA
- the LOC127663763 gene encoding vomeronasal type-2 receptor 116-like isoform X1, whose translation MKKLCAFITSFLLLKFSLILCCLTEPICFWRIKNNEDNDVGLKNDCGVDLWTIEGHIEENLYNKIIDFRIPARCFEFFLVMFFATEEINENPYLLPNMTLMFIISVGHIQDTLGFLDSLHSQPNNSPYFTNYVCANYKLCNVQLTGPSWKTSAKLAFHSWSPKVFFGPFSPNLSDHEQFSVVHQIATKDTHLPHGMVSMMLHFRWTWIGLVISDDDQGIQFLSDIREEMQRHGICLAFVNVIPDTMQTYMTNALIYDKQIMTSSAKVVIIYGERNSTLEVSFRRWEYLGAQRIWITTSQWDVITSKKKFSLDFFYGTVTFAHHSGEMPKFRNFVQTMDTDEYPVNISESMLGWNYFNCSIPKNRKKMEHFKFNNIFEWTALHKYDMALSEEGYNLYNAVYAVAHTYHELILQQVESQNPEEFKGIFTDCEKVSSVLKARVFTNPVGELVNMNHRENQCAEYDIFIIWNFPQGFGFKVKIGSYFPCFPQMQQLHIYEDVEWTIGGTPVPSSLCSMPCTAGFRKLHQRETADCCFDCVQCPENEVSNETADMEQCMRCADDKYANLEQTHCLQRAVSFLAYEDTLGLALCSTALSFSVMTILVLFTFVKYKDTSIVKANNHILSYILLISLVFCFLCSLLFIGHPNQATCILQQTTFGIFFTVAVSTVLAKTITVVMAFKLTTPGRRMRGMLRLGAPNLVIPICTLIQLVLCGIWLVTSPPFIDRDIQSEHGKTVIICNKGSVIAFHVVLGYLGSLALGSFSVAFLARNLPDRFNEAKFLTFSMLVFCSVWITFLPVYHSTRGKIVVVVEVFSILASSAGLLGCIFVPKCYVILVRQDSSIIQKYKDKLLH comes from the exons ATGAAGAAGCTGTGTGCTTTCATTACTTCATTTTTGCTCCTGAAGTTTTCTCTCATTTTGTGCTGTTTGACAGAACCCATTTGCTTTTGGAGGATAAAGAATAATGAGGATAATGATGTGGGTTTGAAAAATGATTGTGGTGTTGACCTTTGGACAATCGAGGGACATATTGAAgagaatttatataataaaattattgattttag aataccagCAAGATGTTTTGAGTTTTTTCTGGTAATGTTTTTTGCTACTGAGGAGATCAACGAGAATCCTTACCTTTTACCCAATATGACTTTGATGTTCATCATCTCTGTTGGTCATATTCAAGATACATTGGGATTTCTGGATAGTCTACATTCACAACCAAACAATAGCCCGTATTTTACTAATTACGTCTGTGCAAACTATAAACTTTGTAATGTACAGCTTACTGGACCATCATGGAAAACATCTGCTAAACTGGCATTTCATTCTTGGTCACCAAAG gttttctttggaccatttagtCCTAACCTAAGTGACCATGAACAGTTTTCCGTTGTCCATCAGATAGCCACCAAGGACACACATTTACCCCATGGCATGGTCTCCATGATGCTTCATTTCagatggacttggataggacTGGTCATCTCAGATGATGACCAGGGAATTCAGTTTCTTTCAGatataagagaagaaatgcaaaggcatgggatctgtttagcttttgtgaatgtgatcccagataccatgcagacatacatgacaaATGCtcttatatatgataaacaaattatgacatcttcagcaaaggttgttatcatttatggtgaaaggaactccactttagaagtcagctttagaagatgggaatatttaggtgctcagagaatctggatcacaACTTCGCAATGGGATGTTATCACAAGTAAAAAGAAATTCAGCCTTGATTTCTTCTATGGGACTGTCACTTTTGCACACCACAGCGGTGAGATGCCTAAATTTAGGAATTTTGTGCAAACTATGGACACTGACGAATACCCAGTAAACATTTCTGAGTCTATGCtggggtggaattattttaattgttcaatccctaagaacagaaagaaaatggaacattttaaattcaacaaCATATTTGAATGGACAGCACTGCAcaaatatgacatggccctgagtgaagaaggttacaatttgtataatgctgtgtatgctgtggcccacacctaccatgaactcattcttcaacaagtagagtCTCAAAATCCAGAAGAATTCAAAGGAATATTTACTGACTGTGAGAAG GTGTCTTCCGTGCTGAAGGCCAGGGTGTTTACTAACcctgttggagaactggtgaaTATGAATCATAGGGAAAATCAGTGTGcagaatatgacattttcatcatttggaattttccacaaggctttggatttaaagtgaaaataggaagctattttcctTGCTTCCCACAAATGCAACAACTTCACATATATGAAGATGTGGAGTGGACCATAGGAGGAACTCCA GTTCCCTCCTCCTTGTGTAGTATGCCATGTACTGCTGGATTTAGGAAACTTCATCAGAGAGAGACAGCAGACtgttgctttgattgtgttcagtgcccagaaaatgaggtttccaatgaaacag CAGATATGGAACAATGCATGAGGTGTGCAGATGATAAGTATGCCAACTTGGAGCAAACTCACTGCCTTCAAAGAGCTGTGTCATTTCTGGCTTATGAAGATACCTTGGGGCTTGCTCTATGCTCCACTGCTCTGTCCTTCTCAGTCATGACAATTCTAGTTCTCTTCACTTTTGTGAAGTACAAGGATACTtctattgtgaaggccaataatcACATTCTcagttacatcctgctcatctctctagtgttctgttttctctgctcattgctcttcattggacatcccaaccaggccacctgcatcctgcagcagaccacatttggaatatttttcacagtggctgtttctacagtgttggccaaaacaataactgtagtcatggctttcaagctcactactccagggAGAAGGATGAGGGGGATGCTGAGATTGGGGGcacctaacttggtcattcccatttgtaccctgatacaacttgttctctgtggcatctggttggtaacatctcctccctttattgacagggatatacaatctgaacatggaaAGACTGTaattatttgcaacaaaggctcagtcattgcTTTCCATGTTGTACTGGGATACTTGGGTTCCTTGGCTCTGGGGAGCTTCtctgtggctttcctggctaggaaccttcctgacagatttaacgaagccaagttcctaactttcagcatgctggtgttctgcagtgtctggatcacctttctccctgtctaccatagcaccagggggaagatcgtggtggttgtggaggtcttctccatccTGGCTTCCAGTGCAGGAttgctagggtgtatctttgtcccaaagtgttatgttattttagttagacAAGATTCAAGTATTATACAGAAGTACAAAGACAAATTGCTTCATTGA